One segment of Setaria viridis chromosome 4, Setaria_viridis_v4.0, whole genome shotgun sequence DNA contains the following:
- the LOC117853579 gene encoding RING-H2 finger protein ATL39: MASFVPSPGLSELQNRRTTTGTIIFSYTCVGLTGTALVAVLFFYFYQHFRRRAPVTAAGAEGNPGAGDHHVGVDVTKLPEYAYTQSSRRRSSGGDGAQCSVCLGAVQPGEMVRRLPMCKHLYHVECIDMWLASHATCPMCRSDVELPADGKAAPPTEPPQEVPPV; encoded by the coding sequence ATGGCTTCTTTCGTTCCATCGCCGGGTTTGTCGGAGTTGCAGAACCGCCGGACGACGACGGGAACGATCATCTTCAGCTACACCTGCGTCGGGCTCACGGGCACCGCGCTCGTCGCCGTCCTCTTCTTCTACTTCTACCAACATTTCCGCCGACGGGCACCAGTCACCGCCGCCGGGGCAGAAGGCAATCCGGGAGCAGGAGACCACCATGTCGGAGTGGACGTCACCAAGCTTCCCGAGTACGCCTACACCCAGTCGTCGAGGcgccggagcagcggcggcgacggggcgcaGTGCTCGGTGTGCCTCGGCGCCGTGCAGCCCGGCGAGATGGTGCGGCGGCTGCCCATGTGCAAGCACCTCTACCACGTCGAGTGCATCGACATGTGGCTGGCGTCGCACGCGACATGCCCGATGTGCCGGTCGGACGTCGAGCTGCCGGCGGATGGTAaagcggcgccgccgacggagCCGCCACAGGAAGTGCCGCCGGTGTAG
- the LOC117853853 gene encoding RING-H2 finger protein ATL39 yields the protein MASPSVRTTMTSPEHHPPSKATVIFSFVTVSFTGIAVLAVVILFCQYRVRGRAPVSAAVAGGNNPEGRRAGVDITKLPEFAYAESARRDGGGDGEQCSVCLGTVQAGEMVRRLPLCKHLYHVECIDMWLASHTTCPLCRADVEPPGEDDQAAPAEPQQELPV from the coding sequence ATGGCTTCTCCTTCCGTCAGGACCACCATGACATCGCCGGAGCACCACCCGCCGTCGAAAGCAACGGTGATATTCAGCTTCGTCACCGTCAGCTTCACGGGCATCGCGGTCCTTGCAGTTGTCATATTATTCTGCCAATACCGCGTCCGCGGCCGAGCGCCGGTCTCCGCCGCCGTGGCAGGCGGCAATAATCCGGAGGGTCGCCGTGCCGGCGTGGACATCACCAAGCTGCCGGAGTTCGCGTACGCTGAGTCCGCAaggcgtgacggcggcggcgacggggagcagTGCTCGGTGTGCCTCGGCACGGTGCAGGCCGGCGAGATGGTGCGGCGGCTGCCCCTGTGCAAGCACCTGTACCACGTGGAGTGCATCGACATGTGGCTGGCTTCGCACACGACGTGCCCTCTCTGCCGGGCCGACGTTGAGCCGCCGGGGGAAGACGACCAGGCGGCACCGGCGGAGCCGCAGCAGGAGCTGCCGGTGTAG